CACCGAGCGGACCTCGACGCCGGGGGTGCGCCGGTAGTACGGGGTCCTCGTGGAGGATCTCGTCCAGCCGCGCCCGGTCGACCGTGAAGAGCAGGAGGGCACCGGTGTCGTCGGCCCAGGGACCGGCGGCGGCGAGCGCCCCCTCGGCGTGCAGACGGGTCAGGGTCTCGCGGTGGGCGGGGCGGGCGGCGAGGCGCTCCGGGGCGGGTGTGAAGGCGAGCTCGACGACGAACACGGGGTCCTTTCCAAGCCGGTGTACGGGGACGGCGGTGAGGTCAGGCTCGGCGCGCCGGATGCTGCTGTATCGCGCGATACAGACGGGAGTCGGGGTGGACACGCACGGATGGCGGCGGCTGCGGGACGTACCGCTGTTCGCGCGGTTGCCGGACGCCGGCCTGATCGCCCTGTGGGACGGGTCGGTGCCGCGCCGCTACGCCGCCGGCGAGGTCCTGCGGGCGCAGGGCGCGCCGGCCGATCACCTGCTGGTGCTGCTGAGCGGGAGCACGGCGGCGTCCGCGGCGACGGCGAACGGGCGGGTGGTGCGGTTCGGCACGTGGAGCGGGCCGTGCGCGCTCGACAAGGTGGCGCTGCTCGACCGGGCGGGCCACACGGCGACGTTCACGGCGGTCGGACAGTGCGCGGTGCGGGCCGTGCCGCGGGCTCGCTTCATGGCCCTG
This genomic stretch from Streptomyces sp. Go-475 harbors:
- a CDS encoding Crp/Fnr family transcriptional regulator, yielding MDTHGWRRLRDVPLFARLPDAGLIALWDGSVPRRYAAGEVLRAQGAPADHLLVLLSGSTAASAATANGRVVRFGTWSGPCALDKVALLDRAGHTATFTAVGQCAVRAVPRARFMALLDDSAAVRAHVLRLLAAQARAQQERLTDTVALPCEARLAAWLLHAAADGGRVVCLPGSQQGLADLLGVTRVTVNRALSWLRRDGLVRPAANGRIELLAPELLALRAMAERG